In Picosynechococcus sp. PCC 7002, the following are encoded in one genomic region:
- a CDS encoding peptidoglycan-binding domain-containing protein: MGKTAAHMDIGEVKNSEHGGGSLDGLIFDFLQWKAIAPPITPNHNMKRHRESATTVCERPSLKRPRQLQCQAIANDDVGYLQAFLQAAGFLPRSAVIDGIFGRTTEAAVRSFQRANKLPKTGTVDPRTWRTIERYQQLFLASPATAEPPSEQAPEPTSFLQQDRPEKLLLRRGAGFEISPQQQAVYYLQKLLQRGLFIPETAKLDGKFGRQTENGVKFFQVRQKLVADGIVGLSTWEALEKFVWDQEAIAKKYADLQHFASGEFQASDRKYPILHLGDGLATPQLHASVRYLQRLLQRLLSLEHFPIDGHFGSQTEQAVRRFQMIAELTIDGVVGAQTWMTLLNQWVEVYLPLRPLKSYGDRLIASLENHPHQDAARKTIPMLLETCQRCGIIEPTQLAYILATAGHAGDFGASLVEPTPDPNLESRRDLGNIQPGDGLRYQGRGFVKIAGRLNYTRWGDRTGVNLVDHPDFAAETHLAAIILVLGLRDGSFTGQKLDDYLNGDRQDFYHARRIVADLDPAAEIIAQSAIDFLKVLH; this comes from the coding sequence ATGGGAAAAACCGCTGCCCATATGGATATCGGCGAAGTGAAGAATTCTGAACATGGTGGCGGTAGTTTGGATGGCCTAATTTTTGATTTCTTACAATGGAAGGCGATCGCCCCTCCCATCACCCCCAATCATAATATGAAGCGTCACCGTGAGTCCGCCACCACTGTCTGTGAACGTCCCTCCCTCAAACGCCCCCGGCAACTGCAATGCCAGGCGATCGCCAACGATGATGTGGGTTATTTGCAAGCTTTTTTGCAGGCCGCCGGATTTTTACCCCGTTCAGCGGTGATTGACGGCATTTTTGGGCGCACCACGGAAGCGGCGGTGCGGTCATTTCAACGGGCGAATAAATTGCCGAAAACGGGCACCGTTGATCCCCGCACCTGGCGAACCATTGAACGTTACCAACAATTATTTTTAGCTTCTCCCGCGACGGCTGAACCTCCCTCCGAACAGGCCCCGGAACCCACTTCCTTTTTGCAACAAGATCGGCCCGAAAAGCTTCTGTTGCGCCGGGGGGCTGGCTTTGAAATTTCGCCCCAACAGCAGGCCGTATATTACCTGCAAAAATTGCTGCAACGGGGTCTATTTATCCCAGAAACGGCCAAGCTGGACGGAAAGTTTGGTCGGCAAACAGAAAATGGCGTGAAATTTTTTCAGGTGCGCCAAAAACTTGTGGCCGATGGGATTGTGGGGCTGTCCACCTGGGAAGCTTTGGAGAAATTCGTTTGGGATCAAGAGGCGATCGCCAAAAAATATGCTGATTTGCAACATTTTGCCAGTGGGGAATTTCAAGCCAGTGACCGCAAATATCCCATCCTTCACTTGGGCGATGGTTTAGCGACGCCTCAACTCCACGCCTCGGTGCGCTATTTACAACGCTTGTTGCAGCGGCTGCTGTCCCTGGAGCATTTTCCCATTGATGGTCACTTTGGTTCCCAAACCGAACAGGCGGTTAGACGCTTTCAGATGATTGCAGAATTAACCATTGATGGCGTCGTTGGTGCTCAAACTTGGATGACGCTTTTGAATCAATGGGTGGAAGTTTATTTGCCCCTACGCCCCCTCAAAAGCTATGGCGATCGCCTGATTGCCTCCCTAGAAAATCATCCCCATCAGGATGCCGCCCGCAAAACGATCCCGATGCTTCTAGAAACCTGCCAACGTTGCGGGATCATCGAACCGACCCAGTTGGCCTATATCCTTGCTACGGCGGGCCATGCAGGCGATTTTGGTGCCAGTCTTGTGGAGCCGACCCCAGACCCAAACCTCGAAAGTCGTCGTGATTTGGGGAATATCCAACCGGGTGACGGGCTGCGCTACCAGGGGCGGGGCTTCGTAAAAATTGCCGGTCGGTTAAACTATACCCGGTGGGGCGATCGCACCGGCGTTAATCTCGTCGATCACCCAGACTTTGCCGCTGAAACCCATCTCGCGGCGATCATCTTAGTGCTGGGGCTGCGCGATGGTTCGTTTACGGGTCAAAAATTAGACGATTACCTCAATGGCGATCGCCAAGATTTTTACCATGCCCGGCGCATTGTCGCTGATCTCGATCCCGCCGCCGAAATAATTGCCCAATCTGCCATTGATTTCCTCAAGGTACTCCATTGA
- the map gene encoding type I methionyl aminopeptidase has product MKQLLNLLIPEPKKAQVGLPRRRKKSKVKIKTAAEIAIMRQSARIVATVLKEMSEIIKPGMTTLEVDTYAEQRIRELGATPSFKGYYGFPGSICISINDEVVHGIPRADKRIHQGDIVKVDTGALFNGYHGDSCITVGVGKKIKPEAKRLMQAAEEALYKGIEQVKAGNTLLDIAGAVEDHVHSYGYQVVEDFTGHGVGQALHEEPSVFNFRTRDLPNVVLEAGMVLAIEPIVNAKTKETITLEDKWTVITPDKSLSAQFEHTVLVTETGYEILTDRNLV; this is encoded by the coding sequence TTGAAACAGTTACTCAACCTCCTAATTCCCGAACCTAAAAAAGCCCAAGTGGGCCTCCCCCGCCGCCGTAAAAAAAGCAAAGTTAAAATTAAGACCGCCGCTGAAATTGCAATTATGCGACAATCGGCGCGGATTGTGGCGACCGTCCTCAAGGAAATGAGTGAGATTATCAAGCCAGGGATGACGACCCTCGAAGTGGATACCTATGCTGAACAGCGGATCCGAGAATTAGGCGCAACGCCCAGCTTTAAAGGATATTACGGTTTTCCCGGTTCCATCTGCATCTCGATCAACGATGAAGTTGTCCATGGCATTCCCCGGGCCGATAAACGCATCCACCAAGGGGACATCGTGAAAGTCGATACGGGTGCATTATTTAATGGTTATCATGGCGATTCTTGTATTACCGTCGGCGTTGGCAAAAAGATCAAACCGGAGGCTAAACGATTAATGCAAGCGGCTGAAGAAGCCCTCTATAAAGGGATTGAACAAGTAAAAGCAGGCAATACGCTCCTGGATATTGCTGGGGCCGTCGAAGACCATGTCCACAGCTATGGCTACCAGGTGGTGGAAGACTTTACGGGCCATGGGGTCGGTCAAGCGCTCCACGAGGAACCATCGGTGTTTAATTTCCGCACCCGCGACCTGCCCAATGTCGTCCTAGAAGCGGGCATGGTGCTGGCCATTGAACCGATTGTCAATGCCAAAACAAAAGAAACCATCACCCTCGAAGATAAATGGACGGTGATCACCCCCGATAAGTCCCTGTCGGCCCAGTTTGAACATACGGTGCTGGTGACGGAAACGGGCTACGAGATTCTCACGGATCGCAATCTGGTGTAA
- a CDS encoding DUF3370 domain-containing protein, giving the protein MFFPFFVAQAPPPVEIVRPQEVRVLPGQLDQTPVFNSNSPEKVLGEGILLSTFPATGKTHPDAHLDFAFSGRFDLFAHHVAQGSPEDLRSLHIGAIAYNPSDQPVTLYFLNGASYLSQPDAPFIALDPQVPNPRGNVYAGPGSRVMDNLLRRRLQEQFPKQLTIAPQNYQMIFDLPIPVRELEPPLNGRSTYLELTSTGPVYVASLALFEKPDGQGDFRPPTLAEWQALLETGELSSPRDREPTVPGAPGGLIYGRVAGVSEGSTWKTQIYDSPTWDLTIPAPGEAFSYGISTLVGGTHSTGQIQTAEMLRRYPDTAYAAHGNYGVLYDLTLPLHNPTGATQTVAIALETPIKQDATDEALRFFEPLPTATFFRGPVRVNYKDDTGRLRTDYFHLVQKRGQAGEPLVTLEMPPGDRRLVNIQLRYPPDATPPQVLTVKTQ; this is encoded by the coding sequence ATGTTTTTTCCCTTCTTTGTTGCCCAAGCGCCGCCCCCAGTTGAAATTGTGCGTCCCCAGGAAGTACGGGTTTTACCGGGACAGCTAGACCAAACCCCTGTGTTTAATAGCAACAGCCCAGAAAAGGTGTTGGGGGAAGGGATTCTACTGTCCACATTTCCGGCCACTGGCAAAACCCATCCAGATGCCCACCTCGATTTTGCCTTTTCGGGACGCTTTGATCTGTTTGCCCACCACGTCGCCCAGGGTTCTCCGGAGGATCTACGCAGCCTACATATTGGGGCGATCGCCTACAATCCGAGTGATCAACCTGTTACCCTTTATTTTCTGAATGGGGCTAGTTATTTAAGTCAACCGGATGCCCCTTTTATTGCCCTTGATCCCCAAGTGCCGAATCCGAGGGGAAATGTCTACGCCGGGCCGGGCAGCCGGGTAATGGATAATCTGCTGCGTCGCCGTCTCCAGGAACAGTTCCCGAAGCAGTTGACCATCGCCCCCCAGAACTACCAGATGATTTTTGATCTGCCGATTCCGGTGCGGGAATTGGAGCCTCCCCTCAATGGTCGCTCGACCTATTTGGAACTAACGAGCACTGGCCCCGTTTATGTGGCAAGTTTAGCCCTCTTTGAAAAGCCCGATGGCCAAGGTGATTTCCGGCCTCCTACCCTGGCAGAATGGCAAGCACTCTTAGAAACCGGGGAACTCTCTAGCCCGCGCGATCGCGAACCTACAGTGCCCGGTGCCCCAGGGGGATTAATCTATGGTCGGGTGGCTGGCGTTTCTGAAGGCAGCACTTGGAAAACCCAAATTTATGACAGTCCCACCTGGGATCTCACCATTCCTGCCCCAGGGGAAGCCTTTTCCTATGGCATCAGCACCCTCGTCGGCGGCACCCATAGCACGGGCCAAATCCAAACGGCAGAAATGTTGCGCCGCTATCCGGATACCGCCTATGCTGCCCACGGCAACTATGGGGTGCTCTATGATTTGACGCTGCCCCTCCACAATCCCACTGGGGCAACCCAAACCGTGGCGATCGCCCTTGAAACGCCCATTAAACAAGATGCTACGGATGAAGCATTGCGCTTTTTTGAGCCCCTGCCGACGGCGACCTTTTTCCGGGGGCCAGTGCGGGTCAACTACAAAGATGATACGGGCCGTTTGCGTACCGACTATTTCCACCTGGTGCAAAAGCGCGGCCAAGCTGGGGAACCCCTCGTCACCCTGGAAATGCCCCCAGGCGATCGCCGTTTGGTGAATATCCAACTGCGCTATCCTCCTGATGCGACGCCACCTCAAGTTTTAACCGTTAAAACCCAATAA
- a CDS encoding ferredoxin:protochlorophyllide reductase (ATP-dependent) subunit N — MTVAQETPNLTFDCETGNYHTFCPISCVAWLYQKIEDSFFLVIGTKTCGYFLQNAMGVMIFAEPRYAMAELEEGDISAQLNDYDELKRLCLQIKRDRNPSVIVFIGTCTTEIIKMDLEGFSPRLEEEIGIPIVVARANGLDYAFTQGEDTVLAAMANRCPSEPPAPAKEKEEDAAAATRFQKLLNLGLKKKEEAPPVATEQKEHHPLILFGSLPDPVAANLEHELKKQGVKVSGWLPTKLYTELPVVQEGYYVAGVNPFLSRTATTLMRRRKCKLVGAPFPIGPDGTRAWVEKICSVLEIEPQGLAEREAQIWESLEDYLQLIRGKSVFFMGDNLLEISLARFLIRCGMTVAEIGIPYMDKRYQKAELDFLARTCQEMGTPIPKIVEKPDNYNQIQRINALQPDLVITGMAHANPLEARGINTKWSVEFTFAQIHGFTNARDILELVTRPLRRNTNLKDLGWDKLVREEVLT; from the coding sequence ATGACCGTTGCTCAAGAAACCCCGAACTTAACCTTTGATTGCGAAACAGGCAATTACCACACCTTTTGTCCGATTAGTTGTGTCGCTTGGCTTTATCAGAAAATTGAAGATAGCTTTTTCCTAGTCATCGGCACCAAAACCTGCGGCTACTTCTTGCAAAATGCCATGGGCGTGATGATCTTCGCCGAACCCCGCTACGCCATGGCCGAACTCGAAGAAGGTGATATTTCTGCCCAACTCAACGATTACGACGAACTCAAACGGCTCTGTCTACAAATTAAACGCGATCGCAATCCCAGCGTGATTGTCTTTATCGGTACCTGCACCACCGAGATTATCAAAATGGATCTCGAAGGCTTTTCGCCGCGCCTCGAAGAAGAAATCGGCATTCCCATCGTGGTTGCCCGTGCCAATGGCCTAGATTATGCTTTCACCCAAGGTGAAGATACCGTCCTCGCAGCAATGGCGAACCGTTGTCCCAGCGAACCCCCGGCCCCAGCAAAAGAAAAAGAAGAAGATGCCGCTGCCGCCACTCGCTTCCAAAAACTTTTGAATTTGGGCCTCAAGAAAAAAGAAGAAGCGCCCCCTGTGGCCACAGAACAAAAAGAGCATCATCCCTTAATTTTGTTTGGCTCTTTACCCGATCCCGTGGCGGCAAACCTAGAACACGAACTGAAGAAGCAGGGCGTTAAAGTCTCTGGTTGGCTCCCCACCAAGCTCTATACAGAATTACCCGTTGTGCAAGAAGGCTATTACGTGGCGGGAGTGAATCCATTTCTCAGCCGCACTGCCACTACCCTGATGCGTCGTCGCAAATGTAAGCTCGTGGGTGCTCCTTTCCCCATTGGCCCCGACGGTACCAGAGCCTGGGTTGAGAAAATTTGCTCCGTGTTGGAGATCGAACCCCAGGGCTTGGCAGAACGGGAAGCACAAATCTGGGAGAGTTTAGAAGACTATCTCCAGCTCATTCGCGGCAAATCGGTCTTTTTTATGGGGGACAACTTACTCGAAATTTCCCTTGCTCGGTTCCTAATTCGCTGTGGTATGACCGTCGCTGAAATTGGCATTCCCTACATGGACAAGCGTTACCAAAAAGCAGAACTGGATTTCCTCGCCCGCACCTGCCAAGAAATGGGAACGCCGATCCCCAAAATTGTTGAAAAACCCGACAATTACAACCAAATTCAGCGGATTAATGCTCTGCAACCAGATTTGGTGATTACGGGGATGGCCCATGCGAATCCCTTGGAAGCGCGCGGGATCAATACGAAGTGGTCAGTGGAATTTACCTTTGCCCAGATTCACGGTTTTACCAATGCGCGGGATATTCTCGAACTGGTCACGCGCCCCCTACGCCGTAATACAAACCTCAAGGATTTGGGCTGGGATAAGTTAGTCCGCGAAGAAGTGCTCACCTGA
- a CDS encoding DUF5331 domain-containing protein, translating to MSFFEQIKPSIKTKWLDYFENNQDWLNILMDRGESVATPDGGRRPQGSVILGAISAKEPRLAESLYLFSLVEANFDTIVDVLGLNFDPLLELRNLEEKGAAAKPMITPPSPTVLPTE from the coding sequence GTGAGCTTTTTCGAGCAAATTAAACCCAGCATCAAAACCAAATGGCTAGATTATTTTGAAAATAACCAAGACTGGCTAAATATCCTGATGGATCGCGGCGAATCTGTGGCGACCCCCGACGGTGGCCGCCGCCCCCAAGGTTCCGTGATTCTCGGTGCCATCAGCGCCAAGGAACCCCGCCTCGCCGAAAGTCTTTATTTGTTTTCTTTAGTTGAAGCGAATTTTGACACGATTGTTGATGTTTTAGGGCTAAACTTTGACCCACTCTTGGAACTCCGAAACCTAGAGGAAAAAGGAGCGGCAGCAAAGCCAATGATTACGCCCCCAAGCCCAACCGTTTTACCCACCGAATAA
- the bchL gene encoding ferredoxin:protochlorophyllide reductase (ATP-dependent) iron-sulfur ATP-binding protein, which translates to MTMTLAVYGKGGIGKSTTSCNISVALAKRGKKVLQIGCDPKHDSTFTLTGFLIPTIIDTLQEKDFHYEDIWPEDVIYKGYGGVDCVEAGGPPAGAGCGGYVVGETVKLLKELNAFDEYDVILFDVLGDVVCGGFAAPLNYADYCLIVTDNGFDALFAANRIAASVREKARTHPLRLAGLIGNRTSKRDLIEKYVSHVPMPVLEVLPLIEDIRVSRVKGKTLFEMAEGDSMLDYVCDFYLNIADQVLAAPEGVVPSEASDRELFSLLSDYYLNPPVEKTQEDELDLMMV; encoded by the coding sequence ATGACAATGACCCTCGCGGTTTACGGCAAAGGTGGCATCGGCAAATCTACCACCAGTTGTAATATTTCCGTCGCCCTCGCCAAACGCGGTAAAAAGGTTCTCCAAATTGGCTGTGACCCCAAGCATGACAGCACCTTTACCTTGACGGGCTTTTTGATCCCGACGATCATCGATACTCTCCAGGAAAAAGATTTTCACTACGAAGACATTTGGCCGGAGGATGTTATTTACAAAGGCTATGGCGGCGTTGATTGCGTGGAAGCAGGCGGGCCGCCGGCTGGGGCTGGCTGCGGTGGTTATGTGGTCGGGGAAACGGTCAAACTCCTCAAAGAACTCAATGCCTTCGATGAATACGATGTAATTTTGTTTGATGTGTTGGGAGATGTGGTCTGTGGGGGCTTTGCGGCACCACTCAATTATGCAGACTACTGTTTGATCGTGACGGACAATGGCTTTGATGCATTGTTTGCGGCGAATCGCATTGCGGCTTCTGTGCGAGAAAAAGCCCGGACGCACCCCCTCCGGCTGGCTGGTTTAATTGGGAACCGCACCTCGAAGCGGGATTTGATCGAAAAATATGTAAGCCATGTGCCGATGCCTGTGCTGGAAGTGTTGCCCCTGATCGAAGATATCCGGGTGTCGCGGGTGAAGGGAAAGACCCTCTTTGAGATGGCAGAAGGGGACTCGATGTTGGATTATGTCTGTGATTTTTATCTCAATATTGCTGATCAAGTATTAGCGGCTCCAGAGGGAGTTGTGCCCAGCGAAGCTTCGGATCGGGAATTGTTTAGTTTGCTCTCGGATTATTATCTCAATCCGCCCGTCGAAAAGACCCAGGAGGATGAGCTGGATCTGATGATGGTCTAG
- the def gene encoding peptide deformylase, with amino-acid sequence MTVGISVEKGKQDTPPLELHYLGDKVLRQKAKRIAKVDDEIRTLAKEMLQTMYSSQGIGLAAPQVGVNKRLIVIDTDPENPANAPLVLINPEIKKFGQQLCPFEEGCLSIPGVHLDVIRPDEIEVSYRDEQGKPKRIKASGLLSRVIQHEIDHLDGVMFVDRVENEIALSSQLKQRGFALKSVQRIA; translated from the coding sequence ATGACTGTTGGTATATCTGTCGAAAAAGGAAAGCAAGATACTCCTCCCTTAGAACTCCATTACCTCGGCGACAAAGTGCTACGCCAAAAAGCAAAACGCATCGCCAAAGTAGATGACGAAATCCGCACCCTGGCGAAGGAAATGCTGCAAACCATGTATTCTTCCCAGGGAATCGGTCTGGCTGCGCCCCAAGTTGGTGTTAATAAGCGTTTAATCGTCATTGATACCGATCCAGAAAATCCTGCCAATGCACCACTGGTTTTAATCAACCCTGAAATCAAAAAATTTGGACAACAGCTTTGTCCCTTTGAGGAAGGCTGTCTCAGCATTCCTGGGGTTCACTTAGATGTCATTCGCCCCGATGAAATTGAAGTAAGTTACCGAGATGAACAAGGTAAACCCAAACGTATCAAAGCTTCTGGCCTGTTGTCCCGGGTGATTCAGCATGAAATTGACCATCTCGATGGGGTGATGTTCGTCGATCGCGTCGAAAATGAAATTGCCCTCAGTAGCCAATTAAAACAACGGGGATTTGCCCTGAAATCGGTACAGCGCATCGCCTAA
- a CDS encoding DUF4332 domain-containing protein has protein sequence MASCNWRIAELPGLSKEQQTQLAAQGIRTTHQLLLATRTSQAKQQLARRLKIHPNYVLKWVALADLARVPSIGTQYCGLVLHSGVASVNQLAQTPFSRLHQNIMKLQVANLQRKDLAPPLGLVKQWVTEARQFL, from the coding sequence ATGGCTTCCTGTAATTGGCGGATTGCGGAGTTACCCGGCCTGAGCAAAGAACAACAGACCCAACTCGCCGCCCAAGGGATTCGCACCACCCATCAGCTTTTGTTAGCTACTCGCACATCCCAGGCAAAACAACAGTTAGCCCGTCGCCTCAAAATTCATCCCAATTACGTTTTGAAATGGGTGGCCCTGGCGGATCTGGCGAGAGTACCGAGTATTGGCACACAATATTGCGGCCTAGTATTGCACAGTGGCGTGGCATCGGTAAATCAGCTCGCCCAAACACCCTTTTCGCGACTCCACCAAAATATTATGAAGTTACAGGTGGCGAACCTCCAGCGTAAGGATCTGGCGCCGCCCCTGGGGTTGGTCAAGCAATGGGTGACAGAAGCACGACAGTTCCTTTAG
- a CDS encoding CHAD domain-containing protein, giving the protein MMQPPQTQSFGNWAHKAIAKHYKKILSHEAGVLADRDPEELHQMRVGMRRLRSVLLGFAPALVLPEALTPKQVGRYGRVLGKLRDVDVITLTFRERYLPQLPTVEVTILEIALKKLAKRRQKQLTKVRKFLNSARYGEFKGATQAWLDQPQYQAIASVDIQLILPDLLLPQLSELLLHPGWWVGYSPKKLSKKQLETLFATDSPILHDLRKAAKRSRYTMEIFAPFYGENYANQLQAIKKVQTLIGLLQDDAVLQAFLEKTLGKTFDQELPTLCQIFHDNRHQTWHQWTKLQHQFLDAEYRYQLHQTLCQPQPRPPVAQKSTSN; this is encoded by the coding sequence ATGATGCAGCCACCCCAAACACAAAGTTTTGGCAATTGGGCACATAAGGCGATCGCCAAGCATTACAAAAAAATCCTCAGCCACGAAGCGGGGGTTTTAGCCGACCGTGATCCGGAAGAATTGCACCAAATGCGGGTGGGGATGCGGCGCTTGCGGAGTGTGTTGTTGGGGTTTGCCCCTGCCCTGGTTTTACCGGAAGCTCTGACCCCGAAACAGGTGGGCCGTTATGGTCGGGTTCTGGGGAAGTTGCGGGATGTGGATGTGATAACCCTGACTTTTCGGGAGCGGTATCTGCCCCAACTGCCGACCGTTGAAGTCACAATTCTCGAAATTGCCCTCAAAAAATTAGCCAAGCGTCGTCAAAAACAACTCACTAAGGTGCGGAAATTTCTCAACTCAGCCCGTTATGGGGAATTCAAAGGGGCAACCCAGGCTTGGTTAGATCAACCCCAATATCAGGCGATCGCCTCGGTGGATATTCAACTGATCTTGCCGGATTTACTCTTGCCCCAACTCAGCGAACTGTTGCTCCATCCCGGTTGGTGGGTCGGTTACAGTCCGAAGAAGCTTTCCAAAAAACAATTAGAAACGCTTTTTGCGACCGACAGCCCAATTCTCCATGACCTCCGCAAGGCCGCCAAGCGATCGCGCTACACCATGGAAATTTTTGCGCCTTTTTATGGTGAGAATTATGCCAATCAGCTCCAGGCCATCAAAAAAGTCCAAACCCTAATCGGTTTACTCCAGGATGATGCAGTGCTGCAAGCATTTCTAGAAAAAACCCTCGGTAAAACGTTCGATCAGGAGTTGCCTACCCTCTGTCAAATTTTCCACGATAATCGCCACCAAACTTGGCACCAGTGGACAAAACTCCAGCACCAATTTCTCGACGCCGAATACCGCTATCAACTACACCAAACTCTCTGCCAACCGCAGCCTAGGCCACCCGTCGCTCAAAAATCAACGTCGAACTAA
- a CDS encoding DUF3598 family protein has product MASQWENFLKNLGNWRGSFAGVNLDGEITTEVPSILTLSLIDGNRDKVLFTLRRFENGGYDSEPTSNMSQEFTGLGRHTMFFDTGSFSKGSMCLSSISSFIAEYGFIKGDRRMRMVQMYGDAFTFNKLVFIREFREGSNAQERPPLTVEQLLGTWEAEYYVYTPDLDPPKVHQSRLTLSKEGDYLHQTLELEHQTIASKGQIQGKTIRFTEGSTPRNLVLLPDGASMNVPPQLAQRQAFFVEAGWLVSDNERQRIMRNYNDRGEWVSSTLIFERRVA; this is encoded by the coding sequence ATGGCCAGTCAGTGGGAAAATTTTCTAAAAAATCTGGGGAACTGGCGCGGTTCCTTTGCGGGGGTCAATCTAGATGGCGAGATCACCACGGAAGTCCCCTCTATTTTGACCCTATCACTCATCGACGGGAACCGGGATAAGGTGCTGTTTACCCTGCGGCGCTTTGAGAATGGCGGCTATGACAGCGAACCCACCAGCAATATGTCCCAGGAATTTACCGGATTGGGGCGGCACACGATGTTTTTCGATACGGGGTCTTTCTCGAAAGGTTCCATGTGTCTCTCGTCCATCTCATCGTTCATCGCCGAATATGGATTTATCAAAGGCGATCGCCGGATGCGGATGGTGCAAATGTATGGCGATGCCTTTACCTTCAATAAATTGGTCTTTATCCGAGAATTTCGTGAGGGAAGCAATGCCCAGGAACGACCACCACTGACTGTGGAACAACTTTTGGGTACCTGGGAAGCGGAATACTACGTTTACACCCCCGATCTCGATCCCCCCAAGGTGCACCAGAGCCGCTTAACCCTCAGCAAAGAAGGCGATTATCTCCACCAGACCCTCGAATTAGAACACCAAACCATCGCCTCTAAAGGACAGATCCAAGGCAAGACGATTCGCTTCACGGAAGGCAGTACGCCCCGCAATCTGGTGCTATTACCCGATGGGGCTTCGATGAATGTGCCGCCCCAATTGGCCCAGCGGCAAGCTTTTTTTGTGGAAGCAGGTTGGCTCGTCAGCGACAACGAACGACAACGGATCATGCGCAATTACAATGACCGGGGTGAATGGGTTAGTTCGACGTTGATTTTTGAGCGACGGGTGGCCTAG
- a CDS encoding choice-of-anchor I domain-containing protein, which yields MGTLIFPPQAIAQNATIRGEVVFTLTDLAGAEMLAVTKDGRHALVVGAKTATLVAIEDNALTVEGTWTLTDEFLPAGSADAELTGVSISPDGAFALIGVKDADDANLDTFDEMPGKVVALSLPDLEPLGHVTVGRGPDSVAIAPNGQFAAVANEDEENEEDLTNLENGAGTVSIIDLRRGPNRMTQVEVPIPPDNIPFFPHDPQPETVRIAADSSFIVATLQENNAVARIEIPSPLPKRLTPDIFSVQNFDVGVRTGFGLVQDKVGEGSCRSGSYDLSLRQEFTSAREPDGIAITPDGRYFVTADEDNLTNVNNQSYEGILLSPHGTRSISVFDATTGELLGDSGNSIEESIIALGLPQRCNSKGPEPEVVSVGVVNGRTLAFVAIERSDAITIHDISNPRNVQLLDTVVLNPDVVRANQEAGFEPEGIEFIPATNQVIVSNPEGNAMSLVNINVMPR from the coding sequence TTGGGCACGCTAATCTTTCCGCCCCAAGCGATCGCCCAAAACGCAACTATTCGAGGTGAAGTTGTTTTCACATTAACGGATCTCGCCGGCGCAGAAATGCTCGCTGTCACAAAAGATGGTCGCCACGCCCTTGTGGTCGGCGCAAAAACAGCGACCTTAGTGGCGATCGAAGATAATGCCTTAACCGTCGAAGGGACTTGGACCCTAACGGATGAATTTTTGCCCGCAGGTTCTGCGGACGCTGAACTCACTGGAGTTTCCATTAGCCCAGACGGGGCCTTCGCACTCATCGGGGTCAAAGACGCAGATGACGCAAATCTGGATACCTTTGACGAAATGCCAGGCAAGGTCGTGGCCCTCTCTCTCCCCGATCTAGAACCCCTTGGGCACGTAACTGTAGGTCGCGGCCCAGACTCCGTGGCGATCGCCCCGAATGGTCAGTTTGCTGCCGTCGCCAATGAAGATGAAGAAAACGAAGAAGATCTGACGAACCTAGAAAACGGCGCTGGAACCGTTTCGATCATTGATCTCCGACGTGGCCCCAATCGCATGACCCAGGTCGAGGTGCCCATTCCCCCCGACAATATTCCCTTTTTCCCCCACGACCCACAGCCTGAGACGGTTCGCATCGCGGCTGATAGCTCTTTTATTGTCGCCACACTACAAGAAAATAATGCTGTCGCTCGCATTGAAATTCCCTCTCCTTTGCCCAAACGTCTAACCCCTGATATCTTTTCGGTGCAAAACTTTGATGTCGGCGTTCGTACGGGTTTCGGTTTAGTTCAAGATAAAGTTGGAGAAGGAAGCTGTCGTTCTGGCAGCTATGACCTATCCCTCAGACAAGAATTCACCTCTGCCCGTGAACCCGATGGCATTGCCATTACCCCAGATGGTCGCTACTTTGTCACCGCCGATGAAGATAATTTGACCAATGTCAATAACCAGTCCTACGAAGGAATTCTCTTAAGTCCCCATGGTACCCGCAGTATTAGTGTCTTTGACGCAACCACGGGTGAACTTTTGGGAGATAGCGGCAATTCCATCGAAGAAAGCATCATCGCCCTCGGCTTGCCCCAGCGCTGTAACAGCAAAGGCCCAGAACCTGAGGTTGTTTCCGTTGGTGTTGTAAATGGTCGTACCCTAGCATTCGTGGCGATCGAGCGTTCAGATGCGATCACAATCCATGACATTTCCAACCCTAGAAATGTTCAGCTGCTCGATACTGTCGTTCTCAACCCTGATGTTGTTCGGGCCAATCAAGAGGCTGGGTTTGAGCCAGAAGGGATTGAATTTATTCCTGCAACGAATCAAGTGATTGTCTCCAACCCAGAAGGCAACGCCATGAGCTTGGTAAACATCAATGTGATGCCACGCTAG